In the genome of Hyalangium ruber, the window CGCCCGGGCGCGGGAGGAGCTGGAGAAGCTGGGCGGCGAGGTACTCGCGGTGCCGTGCGATGTGACGGACCCGGTGCAGGTGGAGGCACTGGTGGCGCAGGTCCACGAGACGTTCGGCGCGGTGGATGTGCTGGTGAACAACGCGGGCGTCATCCAGACCGGGCCGCTGGAGGCGATGACGCTGGAGGACTTCGAGGAGGCGGTGGACACGCACCTGTGGGGGCCGCTCTACACGACGCTGTCGGTGCTGCCGGAGATGAAGCAGCGGGGCGAGGGGCGCATCGTCAACATCTCCTCGATTGGCGGGCGGGTGAGCGTGCCGCACATGGTGCCGTACAGCGCCAGCAAGTTCGCGCTGGTGGGGCTGTCGGATGGCCTGCGGGCGGAGCTGGCGCAGGATGGAATCCTGGTGACGACGGTGTGCCCGAGCCTGATGCGCACGGGCAGCCCTCCCAACGCCACGTTCAAGGGAGACCACGAGAAGGAGTATGCGTGGTTCTTCTTGAGCGACTCGCTGCCCGGCTTCTCGATGAACGCGGAGCGGGCGGCGCGGCGAATCCTCGAGGGGTGCCGGCGCGGGGACGCGGAGGTGCTGGTGGGGCTGCCGGCGAAGCTGGGGGCAGTGGCGCGCACGCTGGCGCCGAACCTGACGGCGGCGCTGATGGCGCGCATCAACCGATGGCTGCCGCAGGACAGCACGCAGGATCGGTACACGGGCAGTCAGAGCGAGACGCCGCTGACGCGCTCGTGGCTCACGGAGCTGTCGCGCAAAGCCGCCTCGCGCAACAACGAGAACGAGGTGCCGATTCACTGAGTCGCGAGGACCTCGGGAAGGGCTCGACCCGGCGGATCCTCCTCTTGTGTACGGCGGCCCTCTAACCTGCTCACCTTTCGCAAGAAGGGTGAGACATGTGGCTGCGGCGAACGGCTGCGCTGTGGATGGCGTTGATGCTCGGATGCACCGGCTCTCCGCACGTGGTCCGGGCAGATCGCGGCGCAGCGGGTGAAACCCTCCTCCACATTCCCCGTGCCGTCACGGTGCAACCCCCACCGGTGACGCGGGAGGAGGCCATTGCCGCCCTCCGGAGACTGGCTCACGAGGTGCGCCTCACCGCCTCTCCCCGGGAGACGGTGGAGCGGATGTTTCAACTCGACGCGCTCTCCGGCGACTATCTGTACCTCCAACGAGAGCGGAAGCTCGTTCCACTGGAGTCGGGCACCGCACTGCAAGGAGCGCTGACGGAGGCGGAGCAGGCGCTGGCCACCCGGTACCGGACCTGGTGTCGCGGCGCCTACGGCCTCGAGGGCGACTGCCTGGGAGGCGCGCTCGTGGCCGGCAAGTACCTGGACCTGCAAGGCCGTTACATGTGGGCGCTGGCGCTGAGTAAGAGTCCCGTGCTGGACGAATTCCAGAAGGCCTTGGGCGAGATGGTGAGCCTGGAGGCCGTCATGCAGGCAGCGATGTGGACTGTCGGCACACTGCTGTTCCTGCTCGCGCTCCCCGAGCCGGTGACAAAGCTCCTGGCCGCGGCAGTCACCGCCACGCTCGTTCTTTGGATTGGTGCCGCGACGCTCTACACCCTGGTGACGGGCTGGTTCCAGTTGATGGAGGAGGTGAAGTCCGCCACCACCTTCGAGGAGCTCCGCGAGGCGGGCGAGAAGTACGGCAAGGTCTTCTCGCGAGAAGCCGCCCGGGCATTCGCCATGATTGCGATGGCGGCCCTCAACCAAACGGCACAGGGGTTCGCGTCGAAGGTGGCCACCCTTCCCGGCTCGGCTCAGGTGTCGACGCGGGCCGCAGCCCAGGAGGGACTCCTGCTGTCAGAAGTGGGGGCGGTGGAGGAGGCTGCGGTCACGGCAGAGGGCTTCCGCCTGGCGCTGCCCCCTGGAGCCGTCGCGATGGCGGCTCGCGGAGGGCGGGGCGATCGCACCGAGAAGCACCACATCGGAACGGTCGCCAACGAGAAGTCCGCGTTGCGCGGGGGGCCATGGACTCCCAGGTTCCAGGAGATCTTCGCCAAGGCGGGGATGCGGTTGAAGGATCCGGAGAACGTCGTGCCCATCCAGGGGCACAAGGGGCCTCATCCCGAGCTGTACCATCGAATCGTCTATAGGAGGCTGGACGATGCAACGAGAGGCTGCCGCAGTATCTCGGAGTGCCGCGCAACGCTGATTCGTGAACTCGATGACCTCGCCAAGGAGATCTCCACCCCGGGCTCAGAGCTGAACCAACTCGTCACCCAAGGCAAAGCTCGATAGAGGGTCTCTGTGACGATGCGCTTCTTTGAACTGTATGACGATCTCTATGTCAGGGACCGATGGCACCTGAAGAACCCTCTTGCCTCCGATGGCCACAAGGTAGACGACTGGGACTTCAGACTCGGAGCCCCCGTCCACATCGAGGGGCGCTTGAAGATCTTCATCGAGCGCGCGGGCAAACCCCTGGACTTCTCAGAGACGAACTCCAGGATTCCTGTTGTTCACACCAAGATTGCATCCCTCTTCGCGGAGCTATCTCCCGGAGATGTGCAGCTCATCCCCGTCGATATTGAAGGCCAGCCGGATCAGTACCTCATCCTGGTGGCCACGCACCTGCTCCGCTGCATCGATGAGACCGCTTCCAGGATCCGACTCTGGACTCACGAGGATGGCGTGCCCCACAAGGTCGGCCAGTACAGAGACGTTCGTGATCTGCGCATCGACAAAGCCAAGGTCGGGGAGGCCAAGGTGTTCCGCCCCAAGGGGTGGCCTGGAACGCTTATCGTCTCCGAAGAGATCAAGGACGCCCTGGAACACATGGGCGCCACGGGGACGAAGTTCCAGGAGGTTTATAGCGTCTCAGGAAAGTAATGTCCGAGCGGAAGAGCCAGGGTAGCTTGGCAGGATGCGCAGTCGAGGCTCGCCCGAAGAGTTGGAGCATCGGCGCTGGCTGGCCATCCAGCGCTTGGTGGAG includes:
- a CDS encoding SDR family NAD(P)-dependent oxidoreductase, whose amino-acid sequence is MAERHTKQSTGISLGKLAAAGIGTVLGLRALLRQRISFRDKTVLITGGSRGLGLILARQFLEEGARVAICGREEETLARAREELEKLGGEVLAVPCDVTDPVQVEALVAQVHETFGAVDVLVNNAGVIQTGPLEAMTLEDFEEAVDTHLWGPLYTTLSVLPEMKQRGEGRIVNISSIGGRVSVPHMVPYSASKFALVGLSDGLRAELAQDGILVTTVCPSLMRTGSPPNATFKGDHEKEYAWFFLSDSLPGFSMNAERAARRILEGCRRGDAEVLVGLPAKLGAVARTLAPNLTAALMARINRWLPQDSTQDRYTGSQSETPLTRSWLTELSRKAASRNNENEVPIH
- a CDS encoding AHH domain-containing protein, producing the protein MWLRRTAALWMALMLGCTGSPHVVRADRGAAGETLLHIPRAVTVQPPPVTREEAIAALRRLAHEVRLTASPRETVERMFQLDALSGDYLYLQRERKLVPLESGTALQGALTEAEQALATRYRTWCRGAYGLEGDCLGGALVAGKYLDLQGRYMWALALSKSPVLDEFQKALGEMVSLEAVMQAAMWTVGTLLFLLALPEPVTKLLAAAVTATLVLWIGAATLYTLVTGWFQLMEEVKSATTFEELREAGEKYGKVFSREAARAFAMIAMAALNQTAQGFASKVATLPGSAQVSTRAAAQEGLLLSEVGAVEEAAVTAEGFRLALPPGAVAMAARGGRGDRTEKHHIGTVANEKSALRGGPWTPRFQEIFAKAGMRLKDPENVVPIQGHKGPHPELYHRIVYRRLDDATRGCRSISECRATLIRELDDLAKEISTPGSELNQLVTQGKAR
- a CDS encoding imm11 family protein → MTMRFFELYDDLYVRDRWHLKNPLASDGHKVDDWDFRLGAPVHIEGRLKIFIERAGKPLDFSETNSRIPVVHTKIASLFAELSPGDVQLIPVDIEGQPDQYLILVATHLLRCIDETASRIRLWTHEDGVPHKVGQYRDVRDLRIDKAKVGEAKVFRPKGWPGTLIVSEEIKDALEHMGATGTKFQEVYSVSGK